Proteins co-encoded in one Flavivirga eckloniae genomic window:
- a CDS encoding family 20 glycosylhydrolase, producing the protein MRHIFLKQFALLFIVVTILISCKESTEIKPFSGSVEILPLPKEIIETPNQVFLSAESEIYAPNTEVKPLLKIFKEEIHDLTKIDLKISKEKNSNTDILFDIDTKLAKEEYRLTINNVIAVTGGSYQALAMARTTLLQLATVQDGLLGFPVLAIKDYPDANYRGLMIDLARAWHPVASVKKFIQMASFYKSNYVHLHFTDYQSYTLPSKEYSKLSTPEKTYSFEELEELEAYSQARGVTIIPEIDIPGHSSPFVKKYPEIFAIKDVEKNPWIINMGNEKTYEAIDVLIRELTSVFKASPYFHIGGDEAIFNEVTNDPKVQAYMKEHELGEDVHELYRHFIVRVNKIVKKYGKQMCVWEGFKREGTIEIPKDIIVFEFETNKYLPNHLVEDGYTVVNTSWKPLYVVNQKKWEPKTIYNWNMWRWENWFSKAPSIVPIQLEKTPLVIGAQMCSWEQQDKVEIPSLRRRLPALNERIWNTSKKVSYEVFMKHLDSTDEKLSLLIKDSKQDSLLLNHNFKEEKK; encoded by the coding sequence ATGCGTCATATCTTTTTAAAACAATTTGCATTACTATTTATTGTCGTAACAATATTAATATCATGCAAAGAAAGCACGGAAATAAAACCATTTTCAGGAAGTGTGGAAATACTTCCTTTACCTAAAGAAATAATAGAAACACCAAATCAAGTATTTCTTTCGGCCGAAAGTGAAATATATGCGCCCAATACAGAGGTGAAACCTTTACTTAAAATATTTAAAGAAGAGATTCATGATCTTACTAAGATCGATTTAAAGATTTCTAAAGAGAAAAATAGCAATACAGATATCCTTTTTGATATTGATACTAAATTGGCTAAGGAGGAATATCGTCTTACTATTAATAACGTTATAGCAGTTACCGGAGGAAGTTATCAAGCACTTGCTATGGCGCGAACAACGCTTTTACAACTAGCAACAGTGCAAGATGGCTTACTAGGATTTCCTGTGCTTGCCATAAAAGATTATCCAGATGCCAATTACAGGGGGCTTATGATAGATTTAGCCAGAGCGTGGCATCCCGTAGCTTCCGTTAAGAAGTTTATTCAGATGGCATCGTTTTATAAGTCTAACTATGTGCATTTGCATTTTACAGACTATCAATCTTATACATTACCATCAAAAGAATATTCAAAATTATCAACGCCTGAAAAAACATACAGTTTTGAAGAGTTGGAAGAATTGGAAGCCTATTCTCAAGCACGAGGGGTAACCATTATACCAGAAATTGATATACCAGGTCATTCAAGTCCGTTTGTAAAAAAATACCCTGAAATATTTGCCATTAAAGACGTTGAAAAAAATCCTTGGATCATTAACATGGGTAATGAAAAAACCTATGAAGCTATTGATGTGCTTATAAGGGAATTAACATCGGTTTTTAAAGCCTCTCCTTATTTTCATATAGGTGGCGATGAAGCTATTTTTAATGAAGTAACAAACGACCCAAAGGTACAAGCATATATGAAAGAACATGAGCTGGGTGAAGATGTGCACGAATTGTATCGCCATTTTATTGTACGTGTAAACAAAATAGTAAAGAAATATGGTAAGCAAATGTGTGTTTGGGAAGGTTTTAAAAGAGAAGGCACCATAGAAATTCCGAAAGACATTATTGTTTTTGAGTTTGAAACCAATAAGTATTTACCCAATCATCTTGTAGAAGATGGGTATACGGTAGTAAATACTTCCTGGAAACCGTTATACGTAGTAAACCAGAAGAAATGGGAACCTAAAACCATTTATAACTGGAATATGTGGCGATGGGAAAACTGGTTCTCAAAAGCTCCATCAATAGTCCCGATTCAACTTGAAAAAACGCCTTTAGTTATAGGTGCTCAAATGTGTTCCTGGGAACAGCAGGATAAGGTAGAAATCCCTAGTTTAAGAAGACGATTACCAGCCCTTAATGAGCGTATTTGGAATACATCCAAAAAAGTGTCTTACGAGGTGTTTATGAAACACCTTGATAGCACGGACGAGAAATTGTCCTTACTAATAAAAGACAGTAAACAGGACAGTTTACTACTTAACCATAACTTTAAAGAAGAGAAAAAATAA
- a CDS encoding glycoside hydrolase family 88 protein, which produces MLTLSAQQNLVKTKINKTTGNHSESYKSMTFNGSWCWFTDPRAVYFEGKHKRTYSGWIDNYGNITIGSYDHDTKQITTHIVEKNLEVDDHDHPSILFDEAGKLLVFFNRHGYGNSSVAPPGYLIKSKNAEDILEWNKVQELYLNDENLKPKPNSSFSQDYSHPIRLESEKGRIYLFWRGIDGKPSYSQSDDNGDTWAKGRILMMPDPIYSFRRPYTKVYSNGDKKIHFTFTDGHPRNEKDNSIYYTYYENGAFYKANGDKIKDIADLPLRPEELDKVYDAKKGGAKAWNWDIAEDEKGNPVIAYTKFPTDTAHYYCYAKWTGKNWVNRTLINSGAWFPKTAKGKKEMEPNYSGGINIDHENTNEVYLSVKRDSVFEIEKWVTKNDGKSWKVDFITKGSEKDNVRPFAVRGAKKDNPLQVLWMQNTSYQFYSHQSWTKIPWEDRYHSSIKMGLQSPTITNPLEPNQIVDIMRQTADWQFANPYDLKRLLEWHWGTYFVGVQELYELTGEDRYKQEMVNVGQHANWKPLDNIFYADQLKIISNWAWLYNLDKDPKMIEYSKWAMDIHLSTRRKYMADVRFANNPYFVEWWTWCDALFMAPPAFAQMAKVTGEKKYLDYMNTMFWVTVDYLYSKEDSLIYRDDRYFKKRSENGKKIFWSRGNGWVMAGIARILEAMPEDYSSRSKYIKLYSDMAAKLLELQSEDGMWRVSLLDPEYQDVGEVSGSAFYIYALAWGINNGLIDQKYKPQVLKGWKALCTSVNKNGRLGNVQPEGIDPRKFTPENWHVYGTGAFLMAGSETHKMITASKNKK; this is translated from the coding sequence ATGTTAACATTAAGTGCTCAGCAAAACTTAGTTAAGACAAAAATTAACAAAACTACTGGTAACCATAGCGAATCATATAAATCAATGACATTTAATGGGTCTTGGTGTTGGTTTACAGATCCTAGAGCCGTTTACTTTGAAGGGAAGCACAAACGCACCTATTCTGGATGGATCGATAATTATGGTAATATTACTATAGGGAGTTACGATCATGATACCAAACAAATAACAACACATATAGTTGAAAAAAACCTGGAAGTAGACGATCATGATCATCCATCCATTTTGTTTGATGAAGCAGGGAAACTATTGGTCTTTTTTAACAGACACGGCTATGGGAATTCATCAGTAGCACCTCCGGGATATTTAATTAAATCAAAAAATGCCGAAGATATATTAGAATGGAATAAGGTCCAGGAATTATATTTAAATGATGAAAATTTAAAGCCTAAACCAAATTCGTCCTTTTCTCAAGATTATAGTCACCCCATTCGTTTAGAATCTGAAAAAGGAAGAATTTACCTGTTCTGGAGAGGTATAGATGGTAAGCCAAGTTATTCTCAAAGTGATGACAATGGCGATACATGGGCAAAAGGGCGGATACTAATGATGCCAGACCCTATTTACAGTTTCAGACGTCCATATACTAAAGTATACTCCAATGGCGATAAAAAAATACACTTTACATTCACCGATGGTCATCCCAGAAACGAAAAGGACAATAGCATATATTACACGTACTATGAAAATGGTGCGTTCTACAAGGCTAATGGAGATAAGATAAAAGACATAGCAGATTTACCTTTAAGACCAGAAGAATTGGATAAGGTATACGACGCCAAAAAAGGAGGCGCAAAAGCATGGAACTGGGATATAGCAGAAGATGAAAAAGGAAATCCAGTAATCGCCTATACCAAATTCCCAACAGATACAGCACATTACTATTGTTATGCCAAATGGACAGGGAAAAACTGGGTGAATAGAACCCTGATTAATTCTGGAGCATGGTTCCCTAAAACGGCTAAGGGTAAAAAAGAAATGGAGCCCAATTATTCAGGAGGAATAAACATTGATCATGAAAATACCAATGAGGTATACCTTTCTGTAAAACGAGATTCTGTATTTGAAATAGAAAAGTGGGTGACTAAAAATGATGGTAAATCATGGAAAGTCGACTTTATTACCAAAGGATCAGAAAAAGATAATGTACGTCCCTTTGCAGTAAGAGGTGCAAAAAAAGATAACCCTTTACAGGTGTTATGGATGCAAAACACAAGTTATCAGTTTTACAGCCATCAGTCTTGGACCAAAATTCCATGGGAAGACCGTTATCATAGTTCCATAAAAATGGGGTTACAATCCCCAACAATTACAAACCCATTAGAGCCTAATCAAATTGTTGATATTATGCGTCAAACTGCAGATTGGCAATTTGCTAATCCATACGACCTTAAAAGACTTCTTGAGTGGCATTGGGGAACTTATTTTGTTGGTGTACAAGAATTGTACGAACTCACGGGAGAAGATCGCTATAAACAAGAAATGGTGAATGTTGGGCAGCACGCTAATTGGAAACCTCTCGATAACATTTTTTATGCAGATCAATTAAAAATTATTTCTAATTGGGCGTGGTTGTATAATTTGGACAAAGACCCCAAAATGATAGAATATAGCAAATGGGCTATGGATATTCATTTATCAACAAGACGGAAATATATGGCAGATGTTCGATTTGCCAACAATCCGTACTTTGTTGAATGGTGGACTTGGTGTGATGCCTTATTTATGGCACCTCCTGCCTTTGCCCAAATGGCAAAAGTAACCGGAGAGAAGAAGTATTTGGACTATATGAATACCATGTTCTGGGTTACTGTAGATTATCTTTATTCAAAAGAAGATTCTTTAATATACAGAGACGATCGTTATTTTAAAAAGCGCTCAGAAAATGGAAAGAAAATATTTTGGAGTAGAGGTAATGGTTGGGTTATGGCAGGTATAGCAAGAATATTGGAAGCTATGCCAGAAGACTATTCAAGCAGAAGCAAGTATATAAAGTTGTACAGTGATATGGCTGCTAAGTTATTAGAACTACAAAGCGAAGATGGCATGTGGCGTGTTAGTCTTTTAGATCCCGAATATCAAGATGTTGGTGAAGTAAGCGGAAGTGCGTTTTATATATATGCCCTGGCATGGGGAATTAATAATGGATTGATAGACCAAAAGTATAAACCACAAGTATTAAAAGGTTGGAAAGCACTCTGTACTAGCGTAAACAAAAATGGACGCTTAGGAAATGTACAGCCAGAAGGTATCGATCCACGAAAATTCACCCCAGAAAATTGGCATGTATACGGTACCGGTGCTTTTTTAATGGCAGGCAGCGAGACTCATAAAATGATTACGGCCTCAAAAAACAAAAAATAA
- a CDS encoding glycoside hydrolase family 88 protein has translation MKKSIGVLVLFVSMLTLNAQQNLVKTKVNRTIGNHSESYKSFTFNGSWCWYTDPRAVYFEGKYKRTYSGWIDNYGNITIGFYDHDTKEIATHIVEENLEVDDHDHPSLLFDEAGRLLVFFNRHGYGEDTIAPPGFLIRAENPEDILQWKKVQELYLNDEKLKPSRNASFSQDYSHPIKLKAEQGRLYLFWRGIDGKPTYSISNDNGETWSKGKFVYMPDPIYAFRRPYTKVYSNGESKIHFTFTDGHPDKEKNNNIYYTYYENGAFYKANGQKIKNIEDLPLKTKELDIVYDAKKSGAKAWNWDIAEDEKGNPVIAYAKFPTDTTHYYCYAKWSGKDWINKTLVHAGSWFPKTQEGRKEWAPHYSGGMNIDHENTNEIYLSVKRNAVFEIEKWTTKNNGNSWKVEPITKGSEKDNIRPFAVRGAKKGNPLQVLWMQNTKYIVYSHAAWTNTTWDERFHSSIKIGVQSPEITNPLEPKQIIDVMRQTADWQFANPFDLKQVIDWHWGTYYVGVEALYELTKEDRYKQEMINVGEHANYSIGGEIFHADKATVMSNWAWLYEEDKDPKMIEHSKWVMDAHIGLRTARKADVRFAGNPYFTEWWTWCDALFVAPPAFAKMWDVTGEKKYLDYMDRMFWISKDYLYSKEDSLMFRDDRYFKKRSENGKKIFWGRGNGWVIAAVTRILDLLPQDYPSRPKYIEMYNEMTAKLLELQNKEDGMWRASLLDPEFFDVGETSGSAFYIYAMAWGLNNGILDMKHRPAVEKGWIALCDKVNKNGRLGSVQYDGVDPYKFKEDDWQVYGTGAFLMAGKEIYQLMGGSK, from the coding sequence ATGAAAAAAAGTATAGGTGTTTTAGTATTGTTTGTGTCTATGCTAACATTAAATGCGCAACAAAATTTAGTTAAGACAAAAGTTAACAGAACGATTGGTAACCACAGTGAATCCTATAAATCATTTACGTTTAATGGATCTTGGTGTTGGTATACAGACCCAAGAGCTGTTTATTTTGAAGGCAAGTACAAACGCACCTATTCTGGTTGGATTGATAATTATGGGAACATAACCATAGGCTTTTATGATCATGACACAAAAGAAATTGCAACTCATATCGTGGAAGAAAATTTGGAGGTAGATGATCATGACCATCCATCATTACTATTTGATGAAGCAGGAAGACTGCTTGTTTTTTTCAATAGACATGGTTATGGTGAAGATACAATAGCTCCTCCAGGGTTTTTAATTCGTGCTGAGAATCCAGAGGATATCTTGCAATGGAAAAAAGTTCAGGAATTGTATTTAAATGATGAAAAACTTAAGCCATCACGAAATGCTTCTTTTTCTCAAGACTACAGCCATCCCATTAAGTTAAAAGCAGAACAAGGAAGACTATATCTTTTTTGGAGAGGCATTGATGGTAAACCCACTTATTCCATAAGTAATGATAACGGTGAGACTTGGAGTAAAGGTAAGTTTGTATATATGCCTGATCCTATTTATGCATTTCGCAGACCTTATACAAAAGTGTATTCCAATGGTGAAAGCAAAATACATTTTACATTTACAGATGGCCATCCAGATAAAGAGAAAAATAACAATATATATTATACCTATTATGAAAATGGGGCTTTTTATAAAGCAAATGGCCAAAAAATAAAAAACATAGAAGATTTACCTTTAAAAACAAAGGAACTAGATATCGTTTATGATGCCAAAAAAAGCGGTGCAAAAGCTTGGAACTGGGATATTGCCGAAGATGAAAAAGGGAATCCCGTAATAGCCTATGCTAAGTTTCCAACAGATACTACACATTATTATTGTTATGCAAAATGGTCTGGAAAGGATTGGATAAATAAAACACTTGTTCATGCAGGTAGTTGGTTTCCTAAAACACAAGAGGGAAGAAAAGAATGGGCGCCTCACTATTCTGGAGGCATGAATATCGATCATGAAAACACAAACGAAATCTATTTATCTGTAAAACGAAATGCTGTCTTTGAAATTGAAAAATGGACAACAAAGAACAATGGGAATTCATGGAAAGTGGAACCTATTACTAAAGGTTCTGAAAAAGACAATATCCGTCCATTTGCAGTAAGAGGCGCAAAAAAAGGAAACCCTTTACAAGTATTGTGGATGCAAAACACTAAATACATCGTTTACAGTCATGCCGCTTGGACTAATACCACATGGGATGAACGCTTTCACAGTAGTATTAAAATTGGGGTTCAATCTCCAGAAATCACCAACCCATTAGAGCCTAAACAGATTATAGATGTTATGCGCCAAACTGCCGATTGGCAGTTTGCCAACCCGTTTGACCTTAAACAAGTTATCGACTGGCATTGGGGTACATACTATGTTGGTGTTGAGGCGCTTTATGAATTAACAAAGGAAGACCGTTATAAACAAGAAATGATTAATGTAGGGGAACACGCAAACTATTCTATAGGTGGCGAGATTTTTCATGCAGATAAGGCCACGGTAATGTCTAATTGGGCATGGTTATATGAGGAGGATAAAGACCCAAAAATGATTGAACACAGCAAATGGGTTATGGATGCTCATATAGGCTTACGCACTGCTAGAAAAGCAGATGTTAGATTTGCGGGCAACCCTTATTTTACTGAATGGTGGACTTGGTGTGATGCACTCTTTGTTGCCCCGCCAGCTTTCGCTAAAATGTGGGATGTAACTGGTGAGAAAAAGTATTTGGACTATATGGACAGGATGTTCTGGATTTCAAAAGACTATCTATATTCAAAAGAAGACTCTTTGATGTTTAGAGATGATCGCTACTTCAAAAAACGATCAGAAAACGGTAAAAAAATATTTTGGGGACGTGGTAATGGCTGGGTAATAGCTGCTGTAACTAGAATTCTGGATCTTTTGCCTCAAGACTATCCAAGTAGGCCAAAATACATTGAAATGTATAATGAAATGACAGCTAAACTTCTTGAACTTCAAAATAAAGAGGACGGTATGTGGAGAGCAAGTTTACTAGATCCTGAATTTTTTGATGTAGGAGAAACAAGCGGTAGCGCATTTTACATATATGCAATGGCTTGGGGGCTCAATAATGGTATTTTAGATATGAAACACAGACCCGCAGTTGAAAAAGGTTGGATTGCATTATGTGATAAAGTAAATAAAAATGGTAGGTTGGGCAGTGTGCAATATGATGGTGTAGACCCTTATAAGTTTAAAGAAGATGATTGGCAAGTTTACGGAACAGGAGCCTTCTTAATGGCTGGAAAGGAAATTTATCAGCTAATGGGAGGTAGTAAATAA
- the nagB gene encoding glucosamine-6-phosphate deaminase: MLKSPIDKATGFEKRFENIETVVYENSVTASKAVAKEIADLIKVKQSQKQPCILGLATGSSPKGLYAELVHLHKEEGLSFKNVVTFNLDEYYPMEPDSVNSYVRFMKELLFDQVDILPENTHIPDGTLTKAEIAQYCSQYEAKIEVLGGIDLQILGIGGNGHIGFNESGSLQNSKTRLVALDHTTRVAASKDFLGLNNTPRTAITLGVKKIMEAKRVILMAWGESKSNIIKKSVEGAVVSQVPASYLQEHNNATFILDKEAASKLTRINTPWLVEKIKWTEKLIHKAVLGLALHLKKPILMLTDADYIENGMSDLLADSGPAYDINIKIFNKLQHTITGWPGGKPNAEDTHRPERAEPSKKRVLIFSPHPDDDIISMGGTFKRLQEQGHEVHVGYQTSGNIAVLDSEALRFASFVCDYNDHFQIESKEAVDIYKKSLKFLKNKKASEIDISEVRHIKGLIRKGEARATCQFVGIPDNQIHFMELPFYETGTIEKKPLGAADIQVTVDLIKQIKPHQIYVAGDLADPNGTHKVCLDAVKAALSELKSEKYMQDCWVWLYRGAWQEWEIDEIEMAVPMSPDQVLEKRKGIFKHQSQKDGVVFQGSDTREFWQRAEDRNRETAELYNQLGLSRYAAMEAFVRLRY; the protein is encoded by the coding sequence ATGTTAAAGAGTCCAATTGATAAAGCCACCGGTTTCGAAAAACGTTTTGAAAACATTGAAACTGTAGTTTATGAAAATTCAGTGACCGCCTCGAAAGCAGTAGCCAAAGAAATAGCCGATCTCATAAAAGTGAAGCAATCTCAAAAACAACCTTGCATATTAGGCTTAGCGACGGGCTCATCTCCAAAAGGACTATACGCAGAGTTGGTACACTTGCATAAAGAAGAAGGTCTTAGTTTTAAGAATGTTGTAACTTTTAACTTGGACGAATATTACCCTATGGAACCAGATTCTGTTAACAGTTATGTACGTTTCATGAAAGAACTGTTGTTTGATCAAGTAGATATTCTCCCAGAAAACACCCATATTCCCGATGGTACCCTTACTAAAGCAGAAATCGCCCAATACTGTAGTCAATATGAGGCAAAAATAGAGGTATTAGGTGGTATCGATTTACAAATATTAGGTATAGGAGGTAATGGCCACATTGGTTTTAACGAATCTGGCTCACTACAAAACTCAAAAACCCGATTGGTCGCCTTAGATCATACCACAAGAGTAGCGGCTAGTAAAGATTTTTTAGGGTTAAATAATACGCCAAGAACCGCTATTACCCTAGGTGTAAAAAAAATAATGGAAGCCAAGCGCGTTATCCTTATGGCTTGGGGTGAGAGTAAGTCCAATATCATAAAAAAATCTGTGGAAGGCGCTGTAGTCTCTCAAGTGCCTGCATCATACCTACAAGAGCATAATAATGCAACCTTCATACTGGATAAAGAAGCAGCCTCCAAACTTACCCGTATAAACACGCCCTGGTTGGTAGAAAAAATAAAGTGGACGGAGAAACTAATTCACAAAGCGGTACTAGGTTTGGCGCTACACTTAAAAAAGCCCATTTTAATGCTAACCGATGCAGACTATATAGAAAACGGAATGAGCGATTTGTTAGCCGATTCTGGACCTGCATACGATATCAACATAAAAATCTTTAATAAGCTCCAACATACCATCACTGGTTGGCCGGGAGGTAAACCCAATGCAGAAGATACTCATCGCCCAGAAAGAGCAGAACCTTCAAAAAAGCGTGTGCTTATATTCAGTCCGCATCCCGACGACGATATTATTAGCATGGGAGGTACCTTTAAGCGCCTGCAAGAACAAGGACACGAAGTACATGTAGGCTACCAAACTTCTGGAAACATAGCTGTTTTAGACAGTGAAGCACTCCGTTTTGCCAGCTTTGTATGCGATTATAATGACCATTTCCAAATAGAAAGTAAAGAGGCAGTAGACATTTATAAAAAATCATTAAAGTTTCTAAAGAACAAAAAGGCCAGCGAGATAGATATCTCCGAAGTAAGGCACATTAAAGGGCTCATAAGAAAAGGAGAAGCTCGGGCTACCTGTCAATTTGTGGGTATTCCAGATAACCAGATTCATTTCATGGAACTTCCGTTCTATGAAACAGGCACCATAGAGAAAAAACCATTAGGGGCAGCGGACATTCAGGTAACCGTAGATTTAATCAAACAGATCAAGCCTCATCAAATATATGTGGCTGGCGATTTGGCAGACCCCAACGGTACTCATAAAGTGTGTCTGGATGCTGTAAAAGCGGCACTATCAGAATTAAAATCGGAAAAGTACATGCAAGACTGTTGGGTGTGGCTATACAGAGGCGCTTGGCAAGAATGGGAGATAGACGAAATAGAAATGGCTGTACCAATGAGCCCGGATCAGGTATTGGAAAAACGAAAAGGAATATTTAAGCACCAATCCCAAAAAGACGGTGTCGTATTTCAAGGATCAGATACTAGAGAATTTTGGCAAAGAGCAGAAGATAGAAATAGAGAAACAGCAGAACTGTATAACCAATTGGGATTATCCAGATATGCAGCTATGGAAGCCTTTGTTAGATTAAGATATTAA
- a CDS encoding alpha-N-acetylglucosaminidase, producing MKLKFLIPILFIATLVGCKEKRNLTSFEKESYDLLERIVPNHKDKFIFQEFSDLKSNKDVFEISSVDEKILIKGNNAVSMSSGLYWYLKNYCNAQISLNYNQVDLPKTLPALTEAIKVETPFEYRYIFNYCTYGYSMPWWDWERWEQMIDYMALQGVNMPLAMIGQEAVWKEVYNELGLTDKQLEDFFVGPAHLPWGWMGNIDGLGGPLPQSWISRRSELQKKILKRMRSLGMKPVLQGFTGHVPETLKELYPNSKITQIEPWAGIPGTHFLDPTDDLFQKIGKLFIEKQTEMYGTDHLYDADCFIEVDPPSNDPEFLKEVSKSVYQSMASADPEATWVIQGWFFFFKKDFWQPEQGRAFLEAIPKNKAIVLDLYGEKFPTWDKTESFYGQPWIWNVICNEDQKVNISGDLKVMQENFQTAFKAEGKNNLRGIGVIPEGIGFNPVIQEFIYERAWDTDIIELEKWIGDYALRRYNTTSPKAKQTWEKMLKTVYGRTRTMWSPLITTPRLVAIDKSKEDIRHVREKIAITDEDRFAWDFDTYEFSEVAKLFLELAPELQDSETFKFDMTHVYREYLHMFSHRFIHDISEAYQNKDINALNKAGNNLLKLLDDLETVTGTNENFLLGKWLEDAKSWGNTPEEKTYFENNARTIITIWQPWKEGGLRDYAGKTWNGLFSGYYKPRWELFINTLKESLEKNTVFDARAYDSAVREIDYNWTHSNELYPTEPTGNIFEVAPGIINEYQSYFNKAH from the coding sequence ATGAAATTAAAATTTCTAATCCCTATTTTGTTTATAGCAACCCTAGTAGGTTGTAAAGAAAAAAGAAATCTTACCTCTTTTGAAAAAGAGTCATATGATCTTTTAGAGAGAATTGTCCCTAATCATAAGGATAAATTTATTTTTCAAGAGTTTTCAGATTTAAAAAGCAACAAGGATGTTTTTGAAATAAGCAGTGTAGATGAAAAAATCCTCATTAAAGGGAACAATGCTGTTTCAATGAGTTCGGGGCTGTATTGGTATTTAAAAAATTACTGTAATGCTCAGATCTCTTTAAATTACAATCAGGTTGATCTTCCTAAAACATTACCAGCCCTTACCGAGGCTATAAAAGTAGAAACCCCTTTTGAATATCGTTATATATTTAATTATTGTACATACGGTTACTCAATGCCTTGGTGGGACTGGGAACGTTGGGAGCAAATGATAGATTATATGGCATTACAGGGTGTTAATATGCCATTGGCGATGATTGGTCAAGAAGCCGTATGGAAAGAAGTTTATAACGAATTAGGACTAACAGACAAACAGCTAGAAGATTTTTTTGTAGGTCCAGCGCATCTTCCTTGGGGATGGATGGGTAATATAGATGGGTTAGGAGGTCCGCTTCCGCAGAGTTGGATTTCACGACGATCCGAATTACAAAAAAAGATATTAAAAAGAATGCGTTCACTGGGAATGAAACCAGTGTTACAAGGTTTTACAGGACATGTACCTGAAACACTAAAAGAATTATACCCTAACTCTAAAATAACCCAAATTGAACCTTGGGCAGGAATTCCAGGAACCCATTTTCTAGATCCAACAGACGATTTATTTCAAAAAATAGGAAAACTGTTTATTGAAAAGCAAACCGAAATGTATGGTACAGATCATTTGTATGATGCAGATTGTTTTATAGAGGTTGATCCACCGTCTAACGACCCAGAATTTTTAAAAGAAGTCAGCAAATCAGTTTACCAATCTATGGCGTCAGCAGACCCTGAAGCAACTTGGGTCATTCAAGGGTGGTTTTTCTTCTTCAAAAAAGATTTTTGGCAGCCAGAACAAGGACGTGCTTTCTTGGAAGCCATACCAAAAAATAAAGCCATTGTTTTAGATTTATATGGCGAAAAGTTCCCGACTTGGGATAAAACCGAATCATTTTACGGTCAGCCATGGATTTGGAATGTAATTTGTAATGAAGACCAAAAAGTAAATATAAGCGGTGATTTGAAGGTTATGCAAGAAAACTTTCAAACCGCATTCAAAGCCGAAGGAAAAAATAACCTTAGAGGTATTGGTGTAATTCCAGAAGGTATAGGCTTTAATCCCGTTATACAAGAATTCATTTACGAGCGTGCTTGGGATACAGATATTATTGAATTAGAGAAATGGATAGGGGATTACGCATTACGCAGATATAATACAACAAGCCCTAAAGCAAAACAAACTTGGGAGAAAATGCTAAAAACAGTTTATGGCAGAACGCGTACCATGTGGTCTCCATTAATAACAACCCCGCGATTGGTGGCTATAGATAAATCTAAAGAAGACATAAGGCACGTAAGAGAAAAAATAGCAATTACAGACGAAGACCGTTTTGCCTGGGATTTTGATACATACGAATTTAGTGAAGTCGCTAAGCTCTTTTTGGAATTAGCACCAGAATTACAAGATAGTGAAACCTTTAAGTTTGATATGACCCATGTGTACAGAGAATACCTGCATATGTTTTCGCATCGATTTATACACGATATAAGTGAGGCATACCAAAATAAAGATATAAATGCTTTAAATAAAGCAGGGAATAACCTACTTAAGTTATTAGATGATTTAGAAACAGTAACAGGAACCAACGAAAACTTTTTGTTAGGAAAGTGGTTGGAAGATGCTAAATCATGGGGTAACACTCCAGAAGAGAAAACGTATTTCGAAAATAACGCACGTACCATAATAACCATATGGCAACCATGGAAAGAAGGTGGTTTACGTGACTACGCAGGAAAAACTTGGAATGGACTATTCTCAGGGTATTATAAACCACGTTGGGAGTTATTTATTAATACATTAAAAGAAAGCCTTGAGAAAAATACAGTATTCGATGCAAGAGCATATGATAGTGCAGTACGTGAAATTGATTATAATTGGACACATTCAAACGAGCTTTATCCAACTGAGCCAACAGGTAATATATTTGAAGTAGCACCCGGCATTATCAATGAATATCAATCGTATTTTAATAAAGCCCACTAA